The Erigeron canadensis isolate Cc75 chromosome 4, C_canadensis_v1, whole genome shotgun sequence genome window below encodes:
- the LOC122596338 gene encoding serine carboxypeptidase-like 2, which yields MLFAVFLLLASLDVIKSQFLVKTLPGLDGDLPFTLETGYIGVGESEDVQLFYYFIESEGNPEDDPLLIWLTGGPGCSSLSGLMFEIGPFTINYAISSLENPILELVPDSWTKVANIIFLDQPAGSGYSFAKTPETYITNDTLSSKLAYSFLRKWLGDHPKFLSNPLYIGGDSYGGIMVPLIVQEIYNGNDIGEEPPLNIKGYTVGNPFTDISGDYNSRIPFAHHMALLSDAIYKSAKENCGGEYLNVDPNNSLCIHALQAVDKCLERININQILEPVCDTSYTLKSNLSRRGLRGLDKTSMDTWSLPQVQKRWCRDDKNEYTAAWANRKDVREALHIHEEFNNIKWVRCNESLEFDISKETPSYTHNVMSVVGYHKELADKKCRALVYSGDHDMAVPHLGTLNWIQSLNLPVVDDWRPWFVDEQVAGYTMKYMNSADQSLIFATVKGGGHTAAEFKPKECLNMFMRWLANDTL from the exons ATGTTGTTTGCTGTATTTCTTCTGTTAGCTTCGTTGGATGTTATCAAGTCACAGTTTTTGGTTAAGACGTTGCCAGGCTTGGATGGTGATCTTCCATTCACACTTGAAACTGG TTACATCGGGGTAGGAGAGTCTGAAGACGTGCAGCTATTTTACTACTTCATTGAGTCTGAAGGAAACCCAGAAGATGACCCTCTTTTGATATGGCTAACTGGAGGCCCTGGTTGTTCTTCTCTCTCTGGACTTATGTTTGAAATAG GCCCGTTCACTATTAACTATGCAATCTCCAGTCTAGAGAATCCGATACTTGAGTTAGTTCCTGATAGTTGGACAAAG GTGGCCAATATTATATTTCTCGATCAGCCAGCAGGGTCTGGATATTCCTTTGCAAAAACTCCAGAAACTTACATAACGAATGATACATTATCGTCAAAGCTGGCTTACAGTTTTCTGAGGAAG TGGCTTGGGGATCATCCTAAATTTCTCAGCAATCCATTGTATATTGGTGGTGATTCCTACGGTGGCATAATGGTGCCACTGATCGTTCAAGAAATCTATAACG GAAATGATATTGGTGAAGAGCCACCGCTGAACATCAAG GGGTATACGGTCGGTAATCCTTTCACAGATATAAGTGGAGACTATAATTCAAGAATCCCATTCGCTCATCATATGGCACTCTTATCAGATGCAATCTACAAG TCTGCTAAAGAAAATTGCGGTGGAGAGTACTTGAATGTAGATCCCAACAACAGTCTGTGCATACATGCTCTTCAAGCGGTAGATAAG TGTCTTGAACGAATTAACATTAACCAGATTCTAGAGCCTGTTTGTGATACTTCATATACATTAAAATCCAATCTCTCCAGAAGGGGCTTAAGAGGTCTTGACAAGACCTCTATGGATACTTGGTCGTTACCTCAAGTTCAGAAACGATGGTGTCGA GATGACAAGAATGAATACACAGCTGCTTGGGCTAATAGAAAAGATGTGCGAGAAGCTCTTCACATCCATGAG GAATTCAACAATATCAAATGGGTTCGATGCAACGAAAGCTTGGAATTTGATATTTCCAAGGAAACCCCATCTTATACACACAATGTCATGAGTGTTGTTGGCTATCATAAAGAGTTAGCTGATAAAAAATGCCGAGCTCTTGTATATAG TGGAGATCATGACATGGCTGTCCCACATTTGGGTACCTTGAACTGGATTCAATCGCTAAACTTGCCAGTCGTAGATGATTGGAGACCCTGGTTTGTTGATGAACAAGTAGCAGG ATACACCATGAAATACATGAATAGCGCCGATCAAAGCTTAATATTTGCTACTGTAAAG GGAGGAGGTCACACAGCTGCAGAATTCAAACCTAAAGAATGTTTGAACATGTTTATGAGGTGGCTTGCCAATGATACTTTGTAA
- the LOC122598667 gene encoding probable pectate lyase 5: protein MHRPNNTYILLFCLLTFFFLGIRATNINLTLPYQHPNPEAVVEEVQRRLNVSIHRRQLLLDTAAGGNHCLTGNPIDDCWKCDPNWFNDRQRLAGCGIGFGRLAFGGKGGQYYTVTSSSDDDPVNPIPGTLRHAALQTEPLWIVFASNMLIKLKHELLVNSYKTLDGRGVKVEITGGGCITVQNVTNVIIHNIRVYDCVPAGNADIRSSPTQVGRRGLSDGDAISIKGSTNIWVDHCSLAHCTDGLIDATLGSTAITISNNYFTNHNKVMLMGHDDAYLADKGMQATFAFNRFGRGLVQRMPRCRHGYFHVVNNDYTEWKIYAIGGSANPTIYSQGNRFVAPADPNAKQVTRRVDADEKVWAGWNWRTDGDLMENGAFFVPSGGQHVINHMYASVNPKSANLVEQLTTNAGVIDVRNKPFGGVPVTPPGGGGGVPVTPPGGSGVSVTPPGGDGVPVTPPRGCGGVNPNDFGMIFESGAVARLAAPTTIFLNWLILFVICSKVSKKRS, encoded by the coding sequence ATGCATCGTCCAAACAACACATACATTCTCCTGTTTTGCCTTTTGACCTTCTTCTTCTTGGGCATTCGGGCCACTAATATTAATCTAACACTTCCTTATCAACATCCTAACCCCGAGGCTGTTGTTGAAGAAGTACAAAGGAGATTAAATGTATCGATACATCGAAGACAATTATTGTTGGACACAGCAGCAGGAGGCAATCATTGTCTCACCGGAAACCCAATAGACGATTGCTGGAAGTGCGATCCAAACTGGTTCAATGACCGGCAACGTCTGGCAGGCTGCGGCATTGGGTTTGGCCGGTTGGCATTCGGTGGCAAAGGCGGTCAATATTACACGGTCACAAGTTCCTCGGATGACGACCCAGTGAACCCGATTCCTGGCACTCTAAGACACGCAGCCTTACAAACCGAACCCTTATGGATTGTATTTGCATCAAACATGCTCATCAAACTCAAACACGAACTCCTTGTCAATAGTTATAAAACGCTCGATGGCCGTGGGGTGAAGGTTGAGATAACCGGTGGAGGTTGTATCACGGTTCAGAACGTAACAAACGTGATCATCCATAATATTCGTGTTTATGATTGTGTACCAGCTGGGAACGCAGATATACGCTCAAGTCCAACGCAGGTTGGACGTCGAGGGTTATCTGATGGTGATGCGATTTCGATAAAAGGGTCAACAAATATATGGGTTGATCATTGTTCATTGGCTCATTGTACGGATGGTTTGATAGATGCAACTTTGGGCTCAACTGCTATTACTAtttcaaataattattttactaaTCATAACAAAGTTATGCTTATGGGACATGATGACGCGTACTTGGCAGATAAAGGAATGCAGGCTACGTTTGCGTTTAATCGTTTTGGGAGAGGTCTGGTACAACGAATGCCGCGGTGTAGGCATGGGTATTTTCATGTGGTAAACAATGATTACACTGAATGGAAGATATATGCAATTGGTGGGAGTGCGAATCCGACTATCTATAGTCAAGGTAATCGGTTTGTTGCACCGGCAGACCCTAACGCAAAGCAGGTGACAAGGCGAGTAGATGCAGATGAGAAGGTTTGGGCTGGATGGAATTGGAGGACGGATGGAGACTTGATGGAAAATGGTGCCTTTTTTGTGCCTTCTGGCGGTCAACACGTAATTAACCACATGTATGCAAGTGTTAATCCTAAGTCAGCCAACCTTGTTGAACAACTCACGACGAATGCCGGTGTCATCGATGTGCGGAACAAGCCGTTTGGTGGTGTTCCAGTTACACCACcaggaggaggtggtggtgttCCAGTTACACCACCTGGAGGGAGCGGTGTTTCAGTTACACCACCAGGAGGAGATGGTGTTCCAGTTACACCACCAAGAGGATGTGGTGGTGTTAATCCTAACGATTTTGGAATGATATTTGAGAGTGGCGCAGTCGCAAGATTAGCTGCGCCCACCACCATCTTTTTGAATTGGCTAATTCTTTTTGTAATTTGTTCGAAGGTGTCGAAAAAGAGATCATAA